A single Eremothecium sinecaudum strain ATCC 58844 chromosome VIII, complete sequence DNA region contains:
- the RPS21B gene encoding 40S ribosomal protein eS21 (Syntenic homolog of Ashbya gossypii ACR255C; Syntenic homolog of Saccharomyces cerevisiae YJL136C (RPS21B) and YKR057W (RPS21A); 1-intron in Ashbya gossypii), whose protein sequence is MENDKGQLVELYVPRKCSATNRIIKAKDHASVQINIAKVDEDGRAIPGEYITYALSGYVRARGEADDSLNRLAQNDGLLSNVWSYSR, encoded by the exons ATGGAAAACGACAAGGGTCAACTA GTGGAACTATACGTTCCAAGAAAGTGTTCTGCTACCAACAGAATTATCAAGGCCAAGGACCATGCTTCCGTCCAAATCAACATCGCCAAGGTTGATGAAGATGGTCGCGCTATTCCAGGTGAATACATCACTTACGCTTTGTCCGGTTACGTCAGAGCTAGAGGTGAGGCTGATGACTCCTTGAATAGACTAGCTCAAAACGACGGTTTGTTGTCTAACGTCTGGAGCTACTCCCGTTAG
- a CDS encoding HHL274Cp (Syntenic homolog of Ashbya gossypii ACR253C; Syntenic homolog of Saccharomyces cerevisiae YJL138C (TIF2) and YKR059W (TIF1)), producing the protein MSDSITNPENSEIQTNYDKIIHKFDELELKKDLLRGIYGYGFVDPSAIQQRAILPIIENHDVLAQAQSGTGKTGTFSIAALQRIDETLKAPQALILAPTRELALQIQKVVMALALHMDVKVHACIGGTDPREDAEALRAGAQIVVGTPGRVFDMIERRNFKTDHVKMFILDEADEMLSSGFKEQIYKIFTMLPPTTQVVLLSATMPKEVLDVTDKFMDKPVRILVKKDALTLEGIQQYFINVEKEDYKYDCLSDLYDSISVTQAVIFCNTRRKVEELTKRLTDDDFTVSAIYSDLPQAQRDTIMKEFRTGSSRILISTDLLARGIDVQQVSLVINYDLPNNKENYIHRIGRGGRFGRKGVAINLVTERDVGDMRELERFYSTQIEELPANIADLFD; encoded by the coding sequence ATGTCTGACAGTATCACCAACCCAGAAAATTCTGAAATCCAAACCAACTATGACAAGATCATCCACAAGTTCGATGAATTAGAGTTGAAGAAAGATTTGTTGAGAGGTATTTACGGTTACGGTTTCGTTGACCCTTCTGCTATCCAACAACGTGCCATTTTGCCAATTATTGAAAACCACGATGTTTTGGCTCAAGCTCAATCCGGTACTGGTAAGACTGGTACCTTTTCTATTGCTGCTTTGCAAAGAATTGATGAAACCTTGAAGGCCCCACAGGCTTTAATCTTGGCTCCAACCAGAGAATTGGCTTTACAAATCCAAAAGGTTGTTATGGCTTTAGCTTTACACATGGACGTCAAGGTACACGCTTGTATCGGTGGTACTGACCCAAGAGAAGATGCTGAGGCTTTGAGAGCTGGTGCTCAAATTGTTGTCGGTACTCCAGGTCGTGTTTTTGATATGATTGAGAGAAGGAACTTCAAGACTGACCACGTCAAGATGTTTATTTTGGATGAAGCAGATGAGATGTTGTCATCCGGTTTCAAGGAACAAATCTACAAGATCTTCACTATGTTGCCTCCAACTACCCAAGTTGTCTTGCTTTCCGCCACTATGCCAAAGGAAGTTTTGGATGTCACTGACAAGTTCATGGACAAGCCAGTTAGAATCTTGGTCAAGAAGGATGCTTTGACTTTGGAAGGTATCCAACAATATTTCATTAACGTAGAGAAGGAAGACTACAAGTACGACTGTCTATCTGACTTGTATGACTCTATTTCCGTCACCCAAGCCGTTATCTTCTGTAACACCAGAAGAAAGGTCGAAGAACTAACCAAGAGATTGACGGACGACGATTTCACCGTCTCTGCCATCTACTCCGACTTACCACAAGCTCAAAGAGACACTATCATGAAGGAGTTCAGAACCGGTTCTTCCAGAATCTTGATCTCCACCGATTTGTTGGCCAGAGGTATCGATGTTCAACAAGTTTCCCTTGTTATCAACTACGACTTGCCAAACAACAAGGAAAACTACATTCACAGAATTGGTAGAGGTGGTCGTTTTGGTAGAAAGGGTGTTGCTATCAACTTAGTCACTGAAAGAGATGTTGGTGACATGAGAGAGTTGGAGAGATTTTACTCTACTcaaattgaagaattgCCAGCCAACATTGCTGACTTATTTGATTAA
- a CDS encoding HHL273Cp (Syntenic homolog of Ashbya gossypii ACR254C; Syntenic homolog of Saccharomyces cerevisiae YJL137C (GLG2) and YKR058W (GLG1)), translated as MVVGVATLLYSIDYVPGAFTLAYRVRELMIGRTDEYKLVLLATAELLQTVSEGAREVLEKLYDDIVVIDGKEMQNRDVHARNRVNLALLGRPELANTFHKLQLWKLSQYEKVYYLDSDVFPLNSAFYDAVDHVQDQKAHELVAAPDCGWPDMFNSGVMILVPSLKKYEELLGCVEKWVSIDGADQGLLNQAFNQVCHRNAGCANEWIRLPFVYNVPVSTTGYQYKPAINFFRNAINTVHFLGPKPWTQGPQSSTYHAQWWRVYDRLRSTFFSPRPSPRTEQQPQTASPPQEQAAQTQIPELQAPRIATPPPQASTPAWDPSRSSPPPDSSPEANKLVIRDDYAWKQIAIPSPPITIPPPQRPVSPELALEPTSTPVLATPLPSVSISQDIGERLDISSDSDTSQVENSPPPKEKPGPAPKPFQFPWEAYQPPPTRVFPSK; from the coding sequence ATGGTGGTGGGTGTAGCTACGCTATTATATTCCATCGATTACGTGCCCGGTGCCTTCACTTTAGCGTATCGGGTAAGGGAACTTATGATCGGACGTACCGACGAGTACAAATTAGTACTATTGGCAACAGCGGAGTTACTGCAAACGGTTTCGGAAGGAGCCAGAGAAGTCCTTGAGAAGCTGTACGACGATATCGTGGTAATTGACGGCAAAGAGATGCAAAATAGGGATGTGCATGCAAGAAACCGCGTAAATTTGGCATTATTGGGCAGACCGGAGTTAGCTAATACCTTTCACAAGCTGCAATTGTGGAAACTTAGCCAATATGAGAAAGTCTATTATCTTGACAGTGACGTTTTTCCACTAAATTCAGCCTTCTATGATGCGGTCGATCATGTTCAAGATCAAAAGGCCCACGAGCTAGTGGCTGCTCCTGATTGTGGTTGGCCAGATATGTTTAACAGTGGCGTAATGATCCTGGTCCCCAGCCTTAAAAAATACGAAGAGCTCCTCGGGTGCGTTGAAAAGTGGGTTTCCATCGACGGTGCGGATCAGGGCCTTCTTAACCAGGCCTTCAACCAGGTCTGTCACCGCAACGCTGGCTGCGCGAACGAGTGGATCAGGCTACCGTTTGTATATAATGTGCCGGTTTCTACGACCGGCTATCAGTACAAGCCGGCTATCAATTTCTTTCGCAATGCTATCAATACGGTCCACTTCCTCGGACCAAAACCTTGGACCCAGGGGCCACAGTCCAGTACCTACCACGCTCAATGGTGGCGTGTCTACGATCGCTTACGCAGCACCTTTTTCTCTCCTCGCCCGTCCCCGCGCACTGAACAACAGCCGCAGACGGCAAGTCCGCCCCAAGAACAAGCCGCGCAAACGCAGATCCCTGAGCTCCAGGCCCCTCGCATTGCAACCCCTCCTCCGCAGGCTTCCACGCCTGCTTGGGATCCCAGCAGGTCTTCTCCGCCCCCTGATAGTAGTCCAGAAGCTAATAAGCTAGTCATCCGTGACGACTACGCCTGGAAACAGATCGCAATTCCGTCTCCACCTATCACTATTCCTCCGCCTCAGCGCCCTGTCAGTCCTGAATTAGCCCTTGAACCTACGTCAACACCCGTGCTGGCCACTCCCTTGCCCTCCGTTTCCATATCTCAAGATATCGGAGAACGACTCGACATCAGCAGCGACAGTGACACCTCGCAGGTCGAAAATTCTCCACCGCCAAAAGAAAAACCAGGGCCCGCTCCAAAGCCATTCCAATTCCCATGGGAGGCATACCAGCCGCCTCCTACTCGAGTTTTTCCTTCTAAGTAG
- the AFG1 gene encoding Afg1p (Syntenic homolog of Ashbya gossypii AAR132C; Syntenic homolog of Saccharomyces cerevisiae YEL052W (AFG1)) codes for MNRVGHINKVFKRLPLNNLLVISTPYQLQTVRFKSKAVITPIKEYQRLVQIGDLRDDPYQRRVINSLSYLHESLRKYNPPEVRRQNPLDQVGWRGSILRKLFRRSKPLAYDAVAKGIYLYGDVGCGKTMLMDLFYSTVPSHLSKKRIHLHQFMQYVHKRRHEIVKEQNLDALGEAKGKQIDAIPLLAAEIAMQWRVLCFDEFQVTDVADAMLLRRLLAYLLSNEFGVVLFATSNRQPDDLYLNGVQRDSFIPCIKLLKERTEVVFLNSPTDYRKIPRPKSQVYCYPEPGQLYRSEEFKNKREEHVTQWYNYFAQLESDNPTAKPEPRKTIHNCVFNIWGRELVVPKSVPGHVAQFTFKELCGTPLAAGDYLTLANSYKAFIVTDIPYLTIYVRDEVRRFITFLDALYNNNGKLASTAAADFTSLFVEPEDILNDYQLKNKEPNKVIENDTIDDKVKSLVSEHGFSKEIAKKSAMFSLDEERFAFARALSRLSQMSTTEWIKK; via the coding sequence ATGAACCGAGTTGGACATATTAATAAGGTCTTCAAGCGATTACCACTCAATAATCTGCTTGTAATTAGTACCCCATACCAGCTACAAACGGTGCGCTTCAAATCGAAGGCTGTCATCACTCCTATAAAAGAGTATCAAAGACTGGTGCAGATTGGTGATTTAAGAGATGACCCCTATCAGCGAAGAGTGATTAATTCGTTGTCTTACCTACATGAATCATTGCGTAAATACAACCCGCCTGAGGTTAGGCGACAAAATCCACTGGATCAAGTGGGGTGGCGGGGTAGCATACTAAGGAAGTTGTTCCGGCGGTCGAAGCCGCTTGCATATGACGCAGTAGCGAAGGGGATATACTTGTACGGTGATGTGGGGTGCGGTAAAACAATGCTGATGGATCTGTTCTATAGCACTGTTCCCTCTCACCTCTCGAAGAAAAGAATTCACCTGCATCAATTTATGCAATACGTTCATAAACGTCGGCATGAAATAGTCAAAGAGCAGAACTTGGATGCCCTAGGTGAAGCGAAGGGCAAGCAGATCGACGCGATCCCATTGTTAGCTGCCGAAATTGCAATGCAGTGGAGAGTGCTGTGTTTTGATGAGTTTCAAGTGACAGATGTTGCTGATGCAATGCTGTTACGGAGACTACTTGCATATTTGCTGTCCAACGAATTTGGTGTTGTTTTATTTGCCACCAGTAACAGACAGCCAGATGACCTATATTTAAATGGCGTTCAAAGAGACTCATTTATTCCCTGCATCAAGCTTCTAAAGGAAAGAACTGAAGTTGTATTCTTAAATTCTCCTACTGATTACCGTAAAATTCCTAGACCTAAGAGCCAAGTTTATTGTTACCCAGAGCCAGGTCAGCTGTACCGCTCTGAGGAATTTAAGAACAAACGAGAAGAACATGTTACACAATGGTACAATTATTTTGCTCAACTAGAATCTGATAATCCCACAGCAAAGCCAGAACCTCGGAAGACAATTCACAATTGTGTCTTTAACATCTGGGGCAGGGAGCTTGTAGTTCCAAAAAGTGTTCCTGGACACGTTGCTCAGTTTACGTTTAAAGAATTGTGTGGTACACCTCTGGCGGCCGGGGACTACTTAACGTTAGCTAATTCATACAAGGCTTTTATTGTGACAGATATTCCATATCTAACCATCTATGTGCGTGACGAAGTGAGAAGATTTATTACTTTTCTTGATGCTCTGTATAATAATAACGGAAAACTAGCATCAACTGCAGCTGCAGATTTCACCTCATTATTTGTGGAACCGGAAGATATATTAAACGATTACCAGCTGAAAAACAAAGAACCAAATAAGGTCATTGAGAATGACACAATTGATGACAAAGTTAAGTCGTTAGTATCAGAACATGGCTTTTCAAAAGAAATCGCAAAGAAATCTGCTATGTTTTCTTTGGACGAAGAAAGATTTGCTTTTGCAAGGGCGTTGAGCAGATTGTCACAAATGAGCACAACTGAATGGATCAAGAAATAA